A window of Lytechinus pictus isolate F3 Inbred chromosome 7, Lp3.0, whole genome shotgun sequence contains these coding sequences:
- the LOC129264356 gene encoding rho GTPase-activating protein gacQ-like isoform X4 gives MSSLRFCILIRSHKLTGIGTLTTFLFQVRSRVRTPETEFSVRFTTSYVLSHFQQPSRARRPHDSSSQHLTLKSENCFSTIPLSSWTWRQQHLQLKFLQVKLANVCHWNFSSTRYLSSNPASTQSSSGQPVKHDQDHRSVLHQLKKLKKLENSLRFHGYSTVRIGVGVFIIIGLMVYLLRDPIRENVAVEVSQVASRSLEHEHVAMKAEEFAKSLLQTLLHDENMHRLAAQFIKQVLNSPETRKATTDYISSILEDPQNRRLLASTIKQVLLLAIHDPETTAALKAVVVLILSDPESQKAARGLITAVFKHDDLKAAAALFFADVLQSQAVVKQATKLGKDVTFNIITDPNLKEETGKSFWEAVKYSVTPRWFSGTTSESSSPSEPSAESSEIHPSSSSHSSTQETWPPSPSSSPSSPSSSLPSQLPSSETLSSQPTSPLPSSSSSSSPSSSLPSPESSPSSPSISSLPSSPSTSLPSPPPSKPTGESTTPSPTEGELFAEQQLLDEDSNILT, from the exons ATGAGTTCCTTGCGTTTCTGCATTCTTATTCGAAGTCACAAGCTGACAGGAATAGGAACACTGAccacttttctttttcaagTACG CTCCCGTGTGAGAACTCCCGAGACCGAGTTTAGTGTTAGATTCACAACGTCGTATGTTTTATCCCATTTTCAACAACCATCAAGGGCAAGGCGGCCTCATGATTCCTCATCACAGCATCTAACATTAAAGTCAGAAAACTGTTTCTCAACAATTCCACTGTCTTCTTGGACTTGGAGGCAACAACATCTCCAATTGAAATTCCTTCAAGTAAAATTGGCAAATGTTTGTCATTGGAATTTTAGTTCCACCAGATACTTGTCATCTAATCCTGCCTCAACGCAGTCATCATCAGGCCAACCAGTGAAACATGACCAAGACCACAGATCTGTCCTCCACCAGCTGAAGAAGCTGAAGAAGCTGGAGAACTCACTCAGATTTCACGGGTACTCGACTGTTCGTATTGGAGTAGGAGTTTTCATCATCATAG GTCTGATGGTGTACCTATTGCGGGATCCTATCAGAGAAAATGTTGCTGTGGAAGTATCGCAAGTAGCCTCACGATCTCTGGAGCATGAGCATGTGGCCATGAAGGCAGAGGAGTTTGCCAAGTCTCTCCTTCAGACACTCCTACATGATGAAAACATGCACCGTCTAGCTGCGCAATTTATCAAGCAG GTATTGAACAGCCCTGAGACCAGAAAAGCTACAACAGATTACATCTCGAGCATTCTGGAGGACCCACAGAACAGACGGCTCCTGGCCTCGACCATCAAACAGGTCCTGCTCCTCGCCATCCATGATCCCGAGACCACGGCCGCGCTCAAGGCAGTGGTGGTTCTCATCCTGTCCGATCCCGAGTCTCAGAAAGCAGCCAGGGGTCTCATCACAGCCGTATTCAAGCATGATGACCTCAAGGCCGCAGCAGCGCTTTTCTTTGCCGATGTGCTCCAGTCGCAGGCTGTTGTGAAACAGGCAACCAAACTAG GAAAGGATGTGACCTTCAATATTATCACAGACCCTAACCTGAAAGAAGAGACAGGAAAGTCTTTTTGGGAGGCTGTGAAATACTCAGTAACACCAAGGTGGTTCTCGGGAACGACCTCAGAATCTTCATCCCCATCAGAGCCATCCGCCGAATCCTCAGAGATACATCCATCTTCATCATCGCACTCTTCAACCCAGGAAACTTGGCccccatcaccatcttcatcaccatcatcgccatcatcgtcACTACCATCTCAACTACCGTCATCAGAGACTCTATCATCTCAACCGACATCACCTTtgccatcttcatcatcatcgtcgtcgccatcatcatcactaccatcaccagagtcatccccatcatcaccatcgatATCGTCGttgccatcatcaccatcaacctCTCTGCCATCACCACCACCCTCCAAGCCAACCGGGGAGTCGACAACCCCCTCACCGACTGAAGGAGAATTATTTGCAGAGCAGCAACTACTTGATGAAGACTCCAATATCCTAACATAG
- the LOC129264356 gene encoding uncharacterized protein LOC129264356 isoform X1, protein MSSLRFCILIRSHKLTGIGTLTTFLFQVRINFRASGNHGFPVSSSLSLTSGNAGLGIAPAWRSGYSSPRILFDSLHSSRVRTPETEFSVRFTTSYVLSHFQQPSRARRPHDSSSQHLTLKSENCFSTIPLSSWTWRQQHLQLKFLQVKLANVCHWNFSSTRYLSSNPASTQSSSGQPVKHDQDHRSVLHQLKKLKKLENSLRFHGYSTVRIGVGVFIIIGLMVYLLRDPIRENVAVEVSQVASRSLEHEHVAMKAEEFAKSLLQTLLHDENMHRLAAQFIKQVLNSPETRKATTDYISSILEDPQNRRLLASTIKQVLLLAIHDPETTAALKAVVVLILSDPESQKAARGLITAVFKHDDLKAAAALFFADVLQSQAVVKQATKLGKDVTFNIITDPNLKEETGKSFWEAVKYSVTPRWFSGTTSESSSPSEPSAESSEIHPSSSSHSSTQETWPPSPSSSPSSPSSSLPSQLPSSETLSSQPTSPLPSSSSSSSPSSSLPSPESSPSSPSISSLPSSPSTSLPSPPPSKPTGESTTPSPTEGELFAEQQLLDEDSNILT, encoded by the exons ATGAGTTCCTTGCGTTTCTGCATTCTTATTCGAAGTCACAAGCTGACAGGAATAGGAACACTGAccacttttctttttcaagTACG TATCAACTTTAGAGCCTCTGGCAACCATGGCTTTCCCGTCAGCTCTTCATTATCACTAACGTCAGGCAACGCGGGCCTGGGCATCGCTCCCGCCTGGCGTTCGGGGTATTCCTCTCCAAGGATCCTGTTTGATTCATTGCACAGCTCCCGTGTGAGAACTCCCGAGACCGAGTTTAGTGTTAGATTCACAACGTCGTATGTTTTATCCCATTTTCAACAACCATCAAGGGCAAGGCGGCCTCATGATTCCTCATCACAGCATCTAACATTAAAGTCAGAAAACTGTTTCTCAACAATTCCACTGTCTTCTTGGACTTGGAGGCAACAACATCTCCAATTGAAATTCCTTCAAGTAAAATTGGCAAATGTTTGTCATTGGAATTTTAGTTCCACCAGATACTTGTCATCTAATCCTGCCTCAACGCAGTCATCATCAGGCCAACCAGTGAAACATGACCAAGACCACAGATCTGTCCTCCACCAGCTGAAGAAGCTGAAGAAGCTGGAGAACTCACTCAGATTTCACGGGTACTCGACTGTTCGTATTGGAGTAGGAGTTTTCATCATCATAG GTCTGATGGTGTACCTATTGCGGGATCCTATCAGAGAAAATGTTGCTGTGGAAGTATCGCAAGTAGCCTCACGATCTCTGGAGCATGAGCATGTGGCCATGAAGGCAGAGGAGTTTGCCAAGTCTCTCCTTCAGACACTCCTACATGATGAAAACATGCACCGTCTAGCTGCGCAATTTATCAAGCAG GTATTGAACAGCCCTGAGACCAGAAAAGCTACAACAGATTACATCTCGAGCATTCTGGAGGACCCACAGAACAGACGGCTCCTGGCCTCGACCATCAAACAGGTCCTGCTCCTCGCCATCCATGATCCCGAGACCACGGCCGCGCTCAAGGCAGTGGTGGTTCTCATCCTGTCCGATCCCGAGTCTCAGAAAGCAGCCAGGGGTCTCATCACAGCCGTATTCAAGCATGATGACCTCAAGGCCGCAGCAGCGCTTTTCTTTGCCGATGTGCTCCAGTCGCAGGCTGTTGTGAAACAGGCAACCAAACTAG GAAAGGATGTGACCTTCAATATTATCACAGACCCTAACCTGAAAGAAGAGACAGGAAAGTCTTTTTGGGAGGCTGTGAAATACTCAGTAACACCAAGGTGGTTCTCGGGAACGACCTCAGAATCTTCATCCCCATCAGAGCCATCCGCCGAATCCTCAGAGATACATCCATCTTCATCATCGCACTCTTCAACCCAGGAAACTTGGCccccatcaccatcttcatcaccatcatcgccatcatcgtcACTACCATCTCAACTACCGTCATCAGAGACTCTATCATCTCAACCGACATCACCTTtgccatcttcatcatcatcgtcgtcgccatcatcatcactaccatcaccagagtcatccccatcatcaccatcgatATCGTCGttgccatcatcaccatcaacctCTCTGCCATCACCACCACCCTCCAAGCCAACCGGGGAGTCGACAACCCCCTCACCGACTGAAGGAGAATTATTTGCAGAGCAGCAACTACTTGATGAAGACTCCAATATCCTAACATAG
- the LOC129264356 gene encoding microtubule-actin cross-linking factor 1, isoforms 6/7-like isoform X6 → MKGILGGSIFSPIPNSSTRYLSSNPASTQSSSGQPVKHDQDHRSVLHQLKKLKKLENSLRFHGYSTVRIGVGVFIIIGLMVYLLRDPIRENVAVEVSQVASRSLEHEHVAMKAEEFAKSLLQTLLHDENMHRLAAQFIKQVLNSPETRKATTDYISSILEDPQNRRLLASTIKQVLLLAIHDPETTAALKAVVVLILSDPESQKAARGLITAVFKHDDLKAAAALFFADVLQSQAVVKQATKLGKDVTFNIITDPNLKEETGKSFWEAVKYSVTPRWFSGTTSESSSPSEPSAESSEIHPSSSSHSSTQETWPPSPSSSPSSPSSSLPSQLPSSETLSSQPTSPLPSSSSSSSPSSSLPSPESSPSSPSISSLPSSPSTSLPSPPPSKPTGESTTPSPTEGELFAEQQLLDEDSNILT, encoded by the exons TTCCACCAGATACTTGTCATCTAATCCTGCCTCAACGCAGTCATCATCAGGCCAACCAGTGAAACATGACCAAGACCACAGATCTGTCCTCCACCAGCTGAAGAAGCTGAAGAAGCTGGAGAACTCACTCAGATTTCACGGGTACTCGACTGTTCGTATTGGAGTAGGAGTTTTCATCATCATAG GTCTGATGGTGTACCTATTGCGGGATCCTATCAGAGAAAATGTTGCTGTGGAAGTATCGCAAGTAGCCTCACGATCTCTGGAGCATGAGCATGTGGCCATGAAGGCAGAGGAGTTTGCCAAGTCTCTCCTTCAGACACTCCTACATGATGAAAACATGCACCGTCTAGCTGCGCAATTTATCAAGCAG GTATTGAACAGCCCTGAGACCAGAAAAGCTACAACAGATTACATCTCGAGCATTCTGGAGGACCCACAGAACAGACGGCTCCTGGCCTCGACCATCAAACAGGTCCTGCTCCTCGCCATCCATGATCCCGAGACCACGGCCGCGCTCAAGGCAGTGGTGGTTCTCATCCTGTCCGATCCCGAGTCTCAGAAAGCAGCCAGGGGTCTCATCACAGCCGTATTCAAGCATGATGACCTCAAGGCCGCAGCAGCGCTTTTCTTTGCCGATGTGCTCCAGTCGCAGGCTGTTGTGAAACAGGCAACCAAACTAG GAAAGGATGTGACCTTCAATATTATCACAGACCCTAACCTGAAAGAAGAGACAGGAAAGTCTTTTTGGGAGGCTGTGAAATACTCAGTAACACCAAGGTGGTTCTCGGGAACGACCTCAGAATCTTCATCCCCATCAGAGCCATCCGCCGAATCCTCAGAGATACATCCATCTTCATCATCGCACTCTTCAACCCAGGAAACTTGGCccccatcaccatcttcatcaccatcatcgccatcatcgtcACTACCATCTCAACTACCGTCATCAGAGACTCTATCATCTCAACCGACATCACCTTtgccatcttcatcatcatcgtcgtcgccatcatcatcactaccatcaccagagtcatccccatcatcaccatcgatATCGTCGttgccatcatcaccatcaacctCTCTGCCATCACCACCACCCTCCAAGCCAACCGGGGAGTCGACAACCCCCTCACCGACTGAAGGAGAATTATTTGCAGAGCAGCAACTACTTGATGAAGACTCCAATATCCTAACATAG
- the LOC129264356 gene encoding uncharacterized protein LOC129264356 isoform X3: protein MKGILGGSIFSPIPNSINFRASGNHGFPVSSSLSLTSGNAGLGIAPAWRSGYSSPRILFDSLHSSRVRTPETEFSVRFTTSYVLSHFQQPSRARRPHDSSSQHLTLKSENCFSTIPLSSWTWRQQHLQLKFLQVKLANVCHWNFSSTRYLSSNPASTQSSSGQPVKHDQDHRSVLHQLKKLKKLENSLRFHGYSTVRIGVGVFIIIGLMVYLLRDPIRENVAVEVSQVASRSLEHEHVAMKAEEFAKSLLQTLLHDENMHRLAAQFIKQVLNSPETRKATTDYISSILEDPQNRRLLASTIKQVLLLAIHDPETTAALKAVVVLILSDPESQKAARGLITAVFKHDDLKAAAALFFADVLQSQAVVKQATKLGKDVTFNIITDPNLKEETGKSFWEAVKYSVTPRWFSGTTSESSSPSEPSAESSEIHPSSSSHSSTQETWPPSPSSSPSSPSSSLPSQLPSSETLSSQPTSPLPSSSSSSSPSSSLPSPESSPSSPSISSLPSSPSTSLPSPPPSKPTGESTTPSPTEGELFAEQQLLDEDSNILT from the exons TATCAACTTTAGAGCCTCTGGCAACCATGGCTTTCCCGTCAGCTCTTCATTATCACTAACGTCAGGCAACGCGGGCCTGGGCATCGCTCCCGCCTGGCGTTCGGGGTATTCCTCTCCAAGGATCCTGTTTGATTCATTGCACAGCTCCCGTGTGAGAACTCCCGAGACCGAGTTTAGTGTTAGATTCACAACGTCGTATGTTTTATCCCATTTTCAACAACCATCAAGGGCAAGGCGGCCTCATGATTCCTCATCACAGCATCTAACATTAAAGTCAGAAAACTGTTTCTCAACAATTCCACTGTCTTCTTGGACTTGGAGGCAACAACATCTCCAATTGAAATTCCTTCAAGTAAAATTGGCAAATGTTTGTCATTGGAATTTTAGTTCCACCAGATACTTGTCATCTAATCCTGCCTCAACGCAGTCATCATCAGGCCAACCAGTGAAACATGACCAAGACCACAGATCTGTCCTCCACCAGCTGAAGAAGCTGAAGAAGCTGGAGAACTCACTCAGATTTCACGGGTACTCGACTGTTCGTATTGGAGTAGGAGTTTTCATCATCATAG GTCTGATGGTGTACCTATTGCGGGATCCTATCAGAGAAAATGTTGCTGTGGAAGTATCGCAAGTAGCCTCACGATCTCTGGAGCATGAGCATGTGGCCATGAAGGCAGAGGAGTTTGCCAAGTCTCTCCTTCAGACACTCCTACATGATGAAAACATGCACCGTCTAGCTGCGCAATTTATCAAGCAG GTATTGAACAGCCCTGAGACCAGAAAAGCTACAACAGATTACATCTCGAGCATTCTGGAGGACCCACAGAACAGACGGCTCCTGGCCTCGACCATCAAACAGGTCCTGCTCCTCGCCATCCATGATCCCGAGACCACGGCCGCGCTCAAGGCAGTGGTGGTTCTCATCCTGTCCGATCCCGAGTCTCAGAAAGCAGCCAGGGGTCTCATCACAGCCGTATTCAAGCATGATGACCTCAAGGCCGCAGCAGCGCTTTTCTTTGCCGATGTGCTCCAGTCGCAGGCTGTTGTGAAACAGGCAACCAAACTAG GAAAGGATGTGACCTTCAATATTATCACAGACCCTAACCTGAAAGAAGAGACAGGAAAGTCTTTTTGGGAGGCTGTGAAATACTCAGTAACACCAAGGTGGTTCTCGGGAACGACCTCAGAATCTTCATCCCCATCAGAGCCATCCGCCGAATCCTCAGAGATACATCCATCTTCATCATCGCACTCTTCAACCCAGGAAACTTGGCccccatcaccatcttcatcaccatcatcgccatcatcgtcACTACCATCTCAACTACCGTCATCAGAGACTCTATCATCTCAACCGACATCACCTTtgccatcttcatcatcatcgtcgtcgccatcatcatcactaccatcaccagagtcatccccatcatcaccatcgatATCGTCGttgccatcatcaccatcaacctCTCTGCCATCACCACCACCCTCCAAGCCAACCGGGGAGTCGACAACCCCCTCACCGACTGAAGGAGAATTATTTGCAGAGCAGCAACTACTTGATGAAGACTCCAATATCCTAACATAG
- the LOC129264356 gene encoding microtubule-actin cross-linking factor 1, isoforms 6/7-like isoform X5, with translation MKGILGGSIFSPIPNRARRPHDSSSQHLTLKSENCFSTIPLSSWTWRQQHLQLKFLQVKLANVCHWNFSSTRYLSSNPASTQSSSGQPVKHDQDHRSVLHQLKKLKKLENSLRFHGYSTVRIGVGVFIIIGLMVYLLRDPIRENVAVEVSQVASRSLEHEHVAMKAEEFAKSLLQTLLHDENMHRLAAQFIKQVLNSPETRKATTDYISSILEDPQNRRLLASTIKQVLLLAIHDPETTAALKAVVVLILSDPESQKAARGLITAVFKHDDLKAAAALFFADVLQSQAVVKQATKLGKDVTFNIITDPNLKEETGKSFWEAVKYSVTPRWFSGTTSESSSPSEPSAESSEIHPSSSSHSSTQETWPPSPSSSPSSPSSSLPSQLPSSETLSSQPTSPLPSSSSSSSPSSSLPSPESSPSSPSISSLPSSPSTSLPSPPPSKPTGESTTPSPTEGELFAEQQLLDEDSNILT, from the exons GGCAAGGCGGCCTCATGATTCCTCATCACAGCATCTAACATTAAAGTCAGAAAACTGTTTCTCAACAATTCCACTGTCTTCTTGGACTTGGAGGCAACAACATCTCCAATTGAAATTCCTTCAAGTAAAATTGGCAAATGTTTGTCATTGGAATTTTAGTTCCACCAGATACTTGTCATCTAATCCTGCCTCAACGCAGTCATCATCAGGCCAACCAGTGAAACATGACCAAGACCACAGATCTGTCCTCCACCAGCTGAAGAAGCTGAAGAAGCTGGAGAACTCACTCAGATTTCACGGGTACTCGACTGTTCGTATTGGAGTAGGAGTTTTCATCATCATAG GTCTGATGGTGTACCTATTGCGGGATCCTATCAGAGAAAATGTTGCTGTGGAAGTATCGCAAGTAGCCTCACGATCTCTGGAGCATGAGCATGTGGCCATGAAGGCAGAGGAGTTTGCCAAGTCTCTCCTTCAGACACTCCTACATGATGAAAACATGCACCGTCTAGCTGCGCAATTTATCAAGCAG GTATTGAACAGCCCTGAGACCAGAAAAGCTACAACAGATTACATCTCGAGCATTCTGGAGGACCCACAGAACAGACGGCTCCTGGCCTCGACCATCAAACAGGTCCTGCTCCTCGCCATCCATGATCCCGAGACCACGGCCGCGCTCAAGGCAGTGGTGGTTCTCATCCTGTCCGATCCCGAGTCTCAGAAAGCAGCCAGGGGTCTCATCACAGCCGTATTCAAGCATGATGACCTCAAGGCCGCAGCAGCGCTTTTCTTTGCCGATGTGCTCCAGTCGCAGGCTGTTGTGAAACAGGCAACCAAACTAG GAAAGGATGTGACCTTCAATATTATCACAGACCCTAACCTGAAAGAAGAGACAGGAAAGTCTTTTTGGGAGGCTGTGAAATACTCAGTAACACCAAGGTGGTTCTCGGGAACGACCTCAGAATCTTCATCCCCATCAGAGCCATCCGCCGAATCCTCAGAGATACATCCATCTTCATCATCGCACTCTTCAACCCAGGAAACTTGGCccccatcaccatcttcatcaccatcatcgccatcatcgtcACTACCATCTCAACTACCGTCATCAGAGACTCTATCATCTCAACCGACATCACCTTtgccatcttcatcatcatcgtcgtcgccatcatcatcactaccatcaccagagtcatccccatcatcaccatcgatATCGTCGttgccatcatcaccatcaacctCTCTGCCATCACCACCACCCTCCAAGCCAACCGGGGAGTCGACAACCCCCTCACCGACTGAAGGAGAATTATTTGCAGAGCAGCAACTACTTGATGAAGACTCCAATATCCTAACATAG
- the LOC129264356 gene encoding uncharacterized protein LOC129264356 isoform X2 has translation MKMNVFSSVGYFRNGFVISFCRKSINFRASGNHGFPVSSSLSLTSGNAGLGIAPAWRSGYSSPRILFDSLHSSRVRTPETEFSVRFTTSYVLSHFQQPSRARRPHDSSSQHLTLKSENCFSTIPLSSWTWRQQHLQLKFLQVKLANVCHWNFSSTRYLSSNPASTQSSSGQPVKHDQDHRSVLHQLKKLKKLENSLRFHGYSTVRIGVGVFIIIGLMVYLLRDPIRENVAVEVSQVASRSLEHEHVAMKAEEFAKSLLQTLLHDENMHRLAAQFIKQVLNSPETRKATTDYISSILEDPQNRRLLASTIKQVLLLAIHDPETTAALKAVVVLILSDPESQKAARGLITAVFKHDDLKAAAALFFADVLQSQAVVKQATKLGKDVTFNIITDPNLKEETGKSFWEAVKYSVTPRWFSGTTSESSSPSEPSAESSEIHPSSSSHSSTQETWPPSPSSSPSSPSSSLPSQLPSSETLSSQPTSPLPSSSSSSSPSSSLPSPESSPSSPSISSLPSSPSTSLPSPPPSKPTGESTTPSPTEGELFAEQQLLDEDSNILT, from the exons ATGAAGATGAATGTATTTTCATCTGTTGGTTATTTTAGAAATggttttgttatttctttttgtcGAAAAAGTATCAACTTTAGAGCCTCTGGCAACCATGGCTTTCCCGTCAGCTCTTCATTATCACTAACGTCAGGCAACGCGGGCCTGGGCATCGCTCCCGCCTGGCGTTCGGGGTATTCCTCTCCAAGGATCCTGTTTGATTCATTGCACAGCTCCCGTGTGAGAACTCCCGAGACCGAGTTTAGTGTTAGATTCACAACGTCGTATGTTTTATCCCATTTTCAACAACCATCAAGGGCAAGGCGGCCTCATGATTCCTCATCACAGCATCTAACATTAAAGTCAGAAAACTGTTTCTCAACAATTCCACTGTCTTCTTGGACTTGGAGGCAACAACATCTCCAATTGAAATTCCTTCAAGTAAAATTGGCAAATGTTTGTCATTGGAATTTTAGTTCCACCAGATACTTGTCATCTAATCCTGCCTCAACGCAGTCATCATCAGGCCAACCAGTGAAACATGACCAAGACCACAGATCTGTCCTCCACCAGCTGAAGAAGCTGAAGAAGCTGGAGAACTCACTCAGATTTCACGGGTACTCGACTGTTCGTATTGGAGTAGGAGTTTTCATCATCATAG GTCTGATGGTGTACCTATTGCGGGATCCTATCAGAGAAAATGTTGCTGTGGAAGTATCGCAAGTAGCCTCACGATCTCTGGAGCATGAGCATGTGGCCATGAAGGCAGAGGAGTTTGCCAAGTCTCTCCTTCAGACACTCCTACATGATGAAAACATGCACCGTCTAGCTGCGCAATTTATCAAGCAG GTATTGAACAGCCCTGAGACCAGAAAAGCTACAACAGATTACATCTCGAGCATTCTGGAGGACCCACAGAACAGACGGCTCCTGGCCTCGACCATCAAACAGGTCCTGCTCCTCGCCATCCATGATCCCGAGACCACGGCCGCGCTCAAGGCAGTGGTGGTTCTCATCCTGTCCGATCCCGAGTCTCAGAAAGCAGCCAGGGGTCTCATCACAGCCGTATTCAAGCATGATGACCTCAAGGCCGCAGCAGCGCTTTTCTTTGCCGATGTGCTCCAGTCGCAGGCTGTTGTGAAACAGGCAACCAAACTAG GAAAGGATGTGACCTTCAATATTATCACAGACCCTAACCTGAAAGAAGAGACAGGAAAGTCTTTTTGGGAGGCTGTGAAATACTCAGTAACACCAAGGTGGTTCTCGGGAACGACCTCAGAATCTTCATCCCCATCAGAGCCATCCGCCGAATCCTCAGAGATACATCCATCTTCATCATCGCACTCTTCAACCCAGGAAACTTGGCccccatcaccatcttcatcaccatcatcgccatcatcgtcACTACCATCTCAACTACCGTCATCAGAGACTCTATCATCTCAACCGACATCACCTTtgccatcttcatcatcatcgtcgtcgccatcatcatcactaccatcaccagagtcatccccatcatcaccatcgatATCGTCGttgccatcatcaccatcaacctCTCTGCCATCACCACCACCCTCCAAGCCAACCGGGGAGTCGACAACCCCCTCACCGACTGAAGGAGAATTATTTGCAGAGCAGCAACTACTTGATGAAGACTCCAATATCCTAACATAG
- the LOC129264356 gene encoding microtubule-actin cross-linking factor 1, isoforms 6/7-like isoform X7 produces MVYLLRDPIRENVAVEVSQVASRSLEHEHVAMKAEEFAKSLLQTLLHDENMHRLAAQFIKQVLNSPETRKATTDYISSILEDPQNRRLLASTIKQVLLLAIHDPETTAALKAVVVLILSDPESQKAARGLITAVFKHDDLKAAAALFFADVLQSQAVVKQATKLGKDVTFNIITDPNLKEETGKSFWEAVKYSVTPRWFSGTTSESSSPSEPSAESSEIHPSSSSHSSTQETWPPSPSSSPSSPSSSLPSQLPSSETLSSQPTSPLPSSSSSSSPSSSLPSPESSPSSPSISSLPSSPSTSLPSPPPSKPTGESTTPSPTEGELFAEQQLLDEDSNILT; encoded by the exons ATGGTGTACCTATTGCGGGATCCTATCAGAGAAAATGTTGCTGTGGAAGTATCGCAAGTAGCCTCACGATCTCTGGAGCATGAGCATGTGGCCATGAAGGCAGAGGAGTTTGCCAAGTCTCTCCTTCAGACACTCCTACATGATGAAAACATGCACCGTCTAGCTGCGCAATTTATCAAGCAG GTATTGAACAGCCCTGAGACCAGAAAAGCTACAACAGATTACATCTCGAGCATTCTGGAGGACCCACAGAACAGACGGCTCCTGGCCTCGACCATCAAACAGGTCCTGCTCCTCGCCATCCATGATCCCGAGACCACGGCCGCGCTCAAGGCAGTGGTGGTTCTCATCCTGTCCGATCCCGAGTCTCAGAAAGCAGCCAGGGGTCTCATCACAGCCGTATTCAAGCATGATGACCTCAAGGCCGCAGCAGCGCTTTTCTTTGCCGATGTGCTCCAGTCGCAGGCTGTTGTGAAACAGGCAACCAAACTAG GAAAGGATGTGACCTTCAATATTATCACAGACCCTAACCTGAAAGAAGAGACAGGAAAGTCTTTTTGGGAGGCTGTGAAATACTCAGTAACACCAAGGTGGTTCTCGGGAACGACCTCAGAATCTTCATCCCCATCAGAGCCATCCGCCGAATCCTCAGAGATACATCCATCTTCATCATCGCACTCTTCAACCCAGGAAACTTGGCccccatcaccatcttcatcaccatcatcgccatcatcgtcACTACCATCTCAACTACCGTCATCAGAGACTCTATCATCTCAACCGACATCACCTTtgccatcttcatcatcatcgtcgtcgccatcatcatcactaccatcaccagagtcatccccatcatcaccatcgatATCGTCGttgccatcatcaccatcaacctCTCTGCCATCACCACCACCCTCCAAGCCAACCGGGGAGTCGACAACCCCCTCACCGACTGAAGGAGAATTATTTGCAGAGCAGCAACTACTTGATGAAGACTCCAATATCCTAACATAG